From the bacterium genome, one window contains:
- a CDS encoding SAM-dependent methyltransferase, which yields MAMTITVEPIAHVRTRRVTPEDDFWGDETALLELADGYDPECLLGLEDFSHAEIIFHFHQVDPKKVVLDARRPRNNPDWPRLGIFAQRGKNRPNRLGSTIVRIIGREGRALRVAELDAIDGTPVLDIKPVMREFLPRTDVRQPAWVGELMRDYWTARDD from the coding sequence ATGGCCATGACCATCACCGTCGAGCCCATCGCCCACGTCCGCACCCGCCGCGTCACCCCCGAGGACGACTTCTGGGGCGACGAGACCGCGCTGCTCGAGCTGGCCGACGGGTACGACCCCGAGTGCCTGCTCGGGCTCGAGGACTTCTCGCACGCCGAGATCATCTTCCACTTCCACCAGGTGGATCCGAAGAAGGTGGTGCTCGACGCCCGCCGGCCGCGCAACAATCCCGACTGGCCGCGCCTCGGCATCTTCGCCCAGCGCGGCAAGAATCGCCCCAATCGTCTCGGCAGCACCATCGTCCGCATCATCGGCCGCGAGGGGCGCGCCCTGCGCGTCGCCGAGCTCGACGCCATCGACGGCACGCCGGTGCTCGACATCAAGCCGGTCATGCGCGAGTTCCTGCCCCGCACCGACGTGCGCCAGCCGGCGTGGGTCGGCGAGCTGATGCGCGACTACTGGACGGCGCGCGATGACTGA